In one Chryseobacterium camelliae genomic region, the following are encoded:
- a CDS encoding tetratricopeptide repeat protein, whose protein sequence is MKSKKILLAAAVVYFGISEAQQSQYFTQKENYRFNLAENLYQTKIYNASQFEYARQYFYNQNLSRSRKEAAQFFDNIIGVILQKNHAEEGLTAFMKEYPNSAYFAQANLPLADYYLAKKDFDKALETLKKVNQYQLSKEENTQYILKLGYAKFMLGDSKGATDALEEAYKTADESQKGDIAYMLGHLYYSNRQNDKAFQYFDSVKDQPKYSKLVRPYYVQMYYNDKDYDKAITEGNALLNEDISDSYKAEVHKIIGESYFMKNDYNSAYPHLKDYLSVQQNLSENDLYEMGFVAAQLKKYDEAVSYYNQLLNSNSALAQNAYYQLGNAYLAVDKKQEALSAFRSSYQMNYDPKVKKLAHEQYAKLSYDIGNPFESPSTVIQNYINENQDAGNASEMRSLLVKSYLYSGNFKETLNAIDKLKTSSPDIDKVDQEVSYLLGTEEFNKGNYDEAEKYFLRSLEFDINKEFNSRALYWLGQVYYQKGNYPSAIVRYEKLLNETFPEKQQLPYDLGYAYFKSKKFDQAATYFKQYLTNPKPEFKNDAELRLADIHYANNDLNEAIAIYDKNEDTTDYTLYQKAMALGFKGDTQAKITNLSSLLSKYPGSEYYDDAQYEIGTAYAAQDDFNNSNDFFNKVIKTSSDKDLVANASIYRAQNYIDQNQNDKALSELKSLGEQYKNTPYAEKIVQAAKPIFTKNGDVAGYESFAKNIGINVDAAEIDEINLSTAKQYFTKKDYKSAISYYEKYLTQNPTGEGLYQAKYELGESYYQTNNTTKALLVLQEVANVQNDYQDDAQTRLAQIYVTQGDTQEAKKYLENIKNSSNVSIKNYANVELMKIYADEKNFSQAEKLADAVIANTKNSAAVIETAKVIKARSLMNSGKDKDAQTAYASLEKSSNTSVAAESLYAKAFYQNKGKSFKSSNETIFKLANNYASEEYWGAKALVLMAKNYLGLKDNYQASYTCDQIIENYKDFPEIVAEAKEVKKQIKK, encoded by the coding sequence ATGAAATCAAAAAAAATACTTCTAGCGGCTGCGGTGGTGTATTTCGGAATTTCCGAGGCTCAGCAGTCCCAATATTTTACACAAAAAGAAAATTACAGATTCAATCTCGCTGAAAATCTTTATCAGACCAAAATATATAATGCCTCGCAATTTGAATATGCGAGACAATATTTTTATAATCAGAATTTGTCCAGATCAAGAAAAGAAGCAGCGCAGTTTTTTGATAACATCATCGGGGTGATCCTCCAGAAAAATCATGCGGAAGAGGGATTGACTGCTTTTATGAAAGAATATCCTAATTCGGCTTACTTTGCTCAGGCGAATCTTCCTTTGGCTGATTATTATTTGGCTAAAAAGGATTTTGACAAGGCTTTGGAGACGCTGAAAAAGGTAAACCAATACCAGCTTTCAAAAGAGGAAAATACACAGTATATTCTGAAATTAGGATATGCTAAATTTATGTTGGGAGACTCTAAAGGTGCAACAGATGCCCTGGAAGAAGCTTATAAAACAGCGGATGAATCTCAAAAAGGCGATATTGCTTATATGTTGGGACATCTGTACTATTCAAACAGACAGAATGATAAGGCATTCCAGTATTTTGATTCCGTAAAAGACCAGCCGAAGTATTCCAAATTGGTACGTCCGTATTATGTACAGATGTATTATAATGATAAGGATTATGATAAGGCGATTACTGAGGGGAATGCTTTGCTGAATGAAGATATTTCGGATTCTTATAAAGCAGAGGTTCACAAGATCATTGGTGAAAGCTATTTCATGAAGAATGATTATAATTCTGCTTATCCGCATTTAAAAGACTATCTGAGTGTTCAGCAGAATCTATCTGAAAATGATTTATATGAGATGGGATTTGTAGCAGCCCAGCTTAAAAAATACGATGAAGCGGTTTCTTATTACAATCAGTTACTGAACAGCAATTCTGCGTTGGCTCAGAATGCGTACTATCAGCTTGGAAATGCTTATCTGGCAGTAGATAAAAAACAGGAAGCTCTTTCAGCATTCCGTTCGTCTTACCAGATGAATTATGATCCGAAAGTGAAAAAGCTGGCGCACGAGCAATATGCAAAATTGAGCTACGATATCGGTAACCCGTTTGAAAGTCCTTCTACGGTGATCCAGAATTACATCAATGAAAACCAGGATGCCGGAAATGCATCGGAAATGAGATCGCTTTTGGTGAAATCTTACCTGTATTCCGGAAACTTTAAGGAAACGCTGAATGCGATAGATAAACTGAAGACTTCGTCTCCGGATATTGATAAAGTAGACCAGGAAGTTTCTTATTTACTGGGAACCGAAGAATTTAATAAAGGAAATTATGATGAAGCTGAAAAATATTTCCTGAGAAGTTTAGAGTTTGATATTAACAAAGAATTCAACAGCCGAGCTTTGTATTGGCTAGGACAGGTATACTACCAAAAAGGAAACTATCCTTCTGCCATTGTTCGTTATGAAAAATTGTTGAACGAAACTTTCCCGGAAAAACAGCAGCTGCCTTACGATTTAGGATATGCTTATTTTAAATCTAAAAAATTCGATCAGGCGGCAACGTATTTTAAACAATACTTAACCAACCCGAAGCCTGAATTTAAAAATGATGCTGAACTTCGTTTAGCGGATATCCATTATGCAAATAATGATCTGAATGAAGCGATCGCCATTTATGATAAGAATGAAGATACTACAGACTATACTTTATACCAAAAAGCGATGGCTTTAGGGTTTAAAGGAGATACTCAGGCGAAAATCACCAATTTAAGCAGCCTTCTATCAAAATATCCGGGTTCTGAATATTATGATGATGCTCAATATGAGATCGGAACGGCTTATGCGGCTCAGGATGATTTTAATAATTCAAATGATTTCTTTAATAAGGTCATTAAAACTTCATCTGATAAAGATTTGGTGGCTAATGCTTCTATTTATAGAGCGCAGAATTATATTGACCAGAATCAGAATGATAAAGCACTATCTGAATTGAAATCTTTGGGTGAGCAATATAAAAATACACCTTACGCAGAGAAAATTGTTCAGGCTGCAAAACCAATTTTCACTAAAAATGGTGATGTTGCAGGATATGAAAGCTTTGCAAAAAATATCGGGATCAATGTAGATGCTGCGGAAATTGACGAAATTAATCTGTCTACAGCAAAACAATATTTCACGAAGAAAGACTATAAGAGCGCCATTTCTTATTATGAGAAATATTTAACACAAAATCCAACAGGAGAAGGGCTTTATCAGGCGAAATATGAATTAGGGGAAAGCTATTACCAAACCAATAATACGACAAAAGCATTGCTTGTTTTACAGGAAGTTGCCAATGTACAGAATGATTATCAGGATGATGCGCAAACCCGTTTAGCACAGATTTATGTGACGCAGGGAGATACTCAGGAAGCTAAAAAATATCTGGAAAACATTAAAAATTCATCCAACGTAAGCATTAAGAATTATGCGAATGTAGAATTGATGAAAATTTATGCAGATGAAAAGAATTTCTCTCAGGCTGAAAAATTGGCGGATGCGGTAATCGCCAATACTAAAAACTCTGCAGCTGTAATTGAAACGGCAAAAGTAATCAAAGCGAGAAGTTTGATGAATTCAGGAAAAGACAAGGATGCACAAACTGCATACGCTTCTCTTGAAAAATCTTCAAATACTTCGGTTGCTGCGGAATCTCTTTATGCAAAAGCTTTCTATCAGAATAAAGGAAAATCGTTCAAATCTTCGAATGAAACGATCTTTAAAC
- a CDS encoding APC family permease has translation MSQLFRRKIYSESDTSTSLLRVLGVWDIVFFGIAAIIGAGSFSSLGEAVFRGGPGVILLYLICGFACGFTALCYAEFASRIPTAGSAYTYAYASFGELIAWIIGWALIMEYSFGNIYVAFSWSDYFTSFLERLGMHIPDYLTCSYTEAKKAIMNGSENKELLNAWKTAPLLGSLKFIVDVPALVINGLITWLCYVGVKESKNFNNSLVILKLAVIVLVVLVGFAYINTENWTPISPETGAPSFMPNGFVGVMSAVSGVFFAYIGFDALSVLSEETKDPQKTLPKGMIISLVLCTVIYIALTLVLTGMVDYKKFDGVGDPLSFIFEKGNANVAWMELTVSFIAIVAITTVLLVFQMGQPRIWYAMSRDGLMPQKFQNVHPKYKTPSFATIVTGIVVGVPILFTDKTFILDFTSIGTIFAFVLVCAGVLMLPAKEKIKGRFHLPYVNGKIIFPVIFIGGLIAFYQWQPEFFHNLMDWKDPKEGEFRASIFFFILINLVLCVWTFVKNLSLIPLIGLSSCLYLLTGMSHDNWFWFGLWFTIGLVIYFFYGYKNSKLGKS, from the coding sequence ATGAGTCAACTTTTTAGAAGGAAAATCTATTCAGAATCAGATACATCGACTAGCCTTTTGAGGGTTTTGGGTGTTTGGGATATTGTATTTTTCGGTATTGCAGCCATCATTGGTGCAGGAAGCTTCAGTAGTTTGGGAGAAGCCGTTTTCAGAGGAGGTCCCGGTGTTATTTTATTGTATTTGATTTGCGGCTTTGCCTGTGGTTTTACCGCTCTTTGCTATGCAGAATTTGCAAGTAGAATTCCTACCGCCGGCTCTGCTTACACCTATGCTTATGCCAGTTTCGGGGAATTAATTGCCTGGATTATCGGTTGGGCACTGATTATGGAGTATTCTTTCGGTAATATTTATGTTGCTTTTTCCTGGTCAGATTATTTTACCAGCTTTTTAGAGCGTTTGGGAATGCATATTCCGGATTACCTCACCTGCAGCTATACCGAAGCTAAAAAAGCCATCATGAACGGTTCTGAAAACAAAGAACTGCTTAACGCCTGGAAAACCGCACCGTTATTAGGAAGCTTAAAATTCATCGTTGATGTTCCCGCTTTGGTTATTAACGGATTGATTACCTGGTTATGCTACGTTGGGGTGAAAGAAAGTAAAAACTTCAACAATTCATTGGTTATCTTAAAATTAGCCGTAATCGTTTTAGTTGTTTTGGTAGGTTTTGCTTACATCAACACAGAAAACTGGACGCCGATAAGCCCTGAGACAGGAGCTCCTTCTTTCATGCCGAATGGCTTTGTAGGTGTGATGAGTGCCGTTTCCGGAGTATTCTTTGCCTATATCGGTTTTGATGCCTTAAGTGTACTTTCCGAAGAAACAAAAGATCCTCAGAAAACATTACCAAAAGGAATGATCATTTCTTTGGTTTTATGTACCGTTATTTATATCGCTTTAACGTTGGTTTTGACCGGAATGGTTGATTACAAAAAATTCGACGGTGTAGGAGATCCGCTTTCATTCATCTTTGAAAAAGGAAATGCCAATGTTGCCTGGATGGAGCTTACCGTTTCATTTATAGCGATTGTTGCGATTACTACAGTGCTTTTGGTTTTCCAGATGGGGCAGCCGAGAATCTGGTATGCTATGAGCCGTGACGGATTAATGCCTCAGAAATTCCAGAACGTACATCCAAAATACAAAACGCCTTCATTTGCTACCATTGTAACAGGTATTGTTGTAGGAGTTCCTATATTATTTACAGACAAAACATTCATTTTAGATTTTACGAGTATCGGAACTATTTTCGCATTTGTTTTAGTTTGCGCGGGTGTTTTAATGCTTCCGGCAAAAGAAAAAATAAAAGGGAGATTTCACTTACCGTACGTGAACGGAAAAATCATTTTCCCTGTTATTTTTATTGGAGGATTAATTGCTTTTTATCAATGGCAACCGGAATTCTTCCACAATTTAATGGACTGGAAAGATCCTAAGGAAGGTGAATTCAGAGCTTCAATTTTCTTTTTCATCCTGATCAATTTAGTCCTTTGTGTTTGGACTTTCGTTAAAAATTTATCTTTAATTCCGTTAATCGGTTTAAGCTCATGTTTATACCTTCTTACCGGAATGAGCCACGACAATTGGTTCTGGTTTGGACTTTGGTTCACTATCGGATTAGTTATTTACTTCTTCTACGGATATAAAAACAGTAAATTGGGTAAATCCTGA